A DNA window from Amycolatopsis australiensis contains the following coding sequences:
- the ligD gene encoding non-homologous end-joining DNA ligase, giving the protein MLATLGMPPSGPGWWTEFKWDGVRAVAAVAGGRLEVFSRRQTPITSTYPELADLPELLNGRDAVLDGEIVALEDGRPRFGLLQRRMHVQRPSRALLAAVPAFLYVFDVLALDGESTTALPYHRRRDLLDDLKLAEDHVTTPPAFPDVDPATMLEVAAEHGLEGIVAKRADAPYRPGERSSAWIKVPLRPTTEVIIGGWLPGTGRRARTFGALLVGAHDADGRLVWLGNVGTGFTDDMLQLLLSRFGGLERTTSPFAAGVPREFSRVARWVEPVLVADVQYAEVSTDGRLRKPAYKGLRLDKPPETVGVPRA; this is encoded by the coding sequence ATGCTGGCCACGCTGGGCATGCCGCCGTCCGGGCCGGGGTGGTGGACGGAGTTCAAGTGGGACGGCGTCCGCGCGGTCGCCGCCGTGGCGGGTGGGCGGCTGGAGGTGTTCTCGCGTCGGCAGACGCCGATCACCTCGACGTACCCGGAATTGGCGGACCTGCCAGAGCTGCTGAACGGCCGCGACGCGGTGCTCGACGGCGAGATCGTGGCGCTCGAGGACGGCCGTCCGCGATTCGGATTGTTGCAGCGCCGGATGCATGTCCAGCGTCCGTCTCGGGCGCTGCTGGCTGCGGTGCCGGCGTTCCTGTACGTCTTCGACGTCCTGGCCCTCGACGGCGAATCGACGACCGCGCTGCCGTACCACCGGCGCCGGGATCTGCTCGACGACCTGAAGCTGGCGGAGGACCACGTGACGACGCCGCCGGCGTTCCCGGACGTCGACCCCGCGACCATGCTGGAGGTCGCCGCCGAGCACGGCCTGGAGGGCATCGTCGCGAAGCGGGCGGATGCGCCGTACCGGCCCGGCGAGCGGAGCTCGGCGTGGATCAAGGTGCCGCTGCGGCCGACGACCGAGGTCATCATCGGCGGGTGGTTGCCTGGCACCGGCCGCCGGGCCCGGACGTTCGGCGCCTTGCTCGTCGGCGCGCACGACGCGGACGGCCGGTTGGTGTGGCTGGGCAACGTGGGGACCGGCTTCACCGACGACATGCTGCAGCTGCTGCTGTCGCGGTTCGGTGGCTTGGAGCGCACGACCTCGCCGTTCGCCGCCGGGGTTCCACGGGAGTTTTCGCGGGTGGCGCGCTGGGTGGAGCCGGTCCTGGTGGCGGATGTGCAGTACGCCGAGGTCTCGACCGATGGGCGGCTCCGCAAGCCGGCGTACAAGGGACTGCGCCTCGACAAGCCGCCGGAGACGGTTGGTGTTCCTCGGGCCTGA
- a CDS encoding tyrosine-type recombinase/integrase: MVEATGSLVRADAGPTWDDLGDQLVAETEEWLERLSAKSWATARGYARDLGYRIPVAHPEKGPARSPLLGGLNWWAWLRTRGLNPLAVPEIEVIRWLAALDDAGYATATRARALCSVRSWHQFLVDKGLIEKSPAAGVSAGAQGIRPPEDSPTISLTSAQAVAMIEAADRLQGPMRLRHAATVALLLITGVRIGELCGLAVQDLVNRQGTQKLRVKGKGGKYRPLELADIAWERLSAYLDSRPDLKVVVRRGQAGGRTRIPLLMTRTGKPITSHEVFRLLRRVAALAGLPDEVVERMTPHVTRHTTAQLALQSGANIEEIRLLLGHASIRTTQRYLHASGEQVPLGVGEVLAAQRAADATASAA; this comes from the coding sequence ATGGTGGAGGCAACGGGCTCGTTGGTGCGCGCCGACGCGGGGCCGACGTGGGACGACCTCGGCGATCAGCTGGTCGCCGAGACCGAGGAGTGGCTGGAGCGGCTGAGTGCGAAGTCGTGGGCGACCGCCCGCGGCTACGCTCGGGACCTCGGGTACCGGATTCCGGTGGCCCACCCGGAGAAGGGTCCGGCGCGCTCGCCGCTGCTGGGCGGCCTGAACTGGTGGGCGTGGCTTCGCACTCGCGGTCTGAATCCGTTGGCAGTCCCCGAAATCGAGGTGATCCGGTGGCTGGCCGCGCTCGACGATGCGGGCTACGCCACGGCGACGCGGGCGCGCGCGCTGTGCTCGGTTCGGTCCTGGCATCAGTTCCTTGTGGACAAGGGGCTGATCGAGAAGTCGCCTGCTGCCGGGGTTTCCGCTGGTGCACAAGGCATTCGGCCGCCGGAGGACTCGCCGACCATCTCGCTGACCTCGGCGCAGGCCGTGGCGATGATCGAGGCGGCCGACCGGCTGCAGGGCCCGATGCGGCTGCGTCACGCGGCCACGGTGGCGTTGTTGCTGATCACCGGCGTGCGGATCGGGGAGCTGTGCGGGCTGGCCGTCCAGGATCTCGTCAACCGCCAGGGCACTCAGAAGCTCCGGGTGAAGGGGAAGGGCGGCAAGTACCGGCCGCTGGAGCTGGCGGACATTGCGTGGGAACGCCTGTCGGCGTACCTGGATAGCCGCCCGGACCTCAAGGTCGTTGTCCGGCGCGGTCAGGCCGGCGGACGCACTCGGATTCCGCTGTTGATGACCAGGACCGGCAAGCCGATCACGTCGCACGAGGTGTTTCGGCTGCTCCGGCGGGTAGCTGCGCTCGCGGGGCTGCCGGACGAGGTGGTCGAGCGGATGACGCCGCACGTCACCCGGCACACGACGGCCCAGCTGGCGTTGCAGTCCGGAGCCAACATCGAGGAGATCCGCCTGCTGCTCGGCCACGCGTCGATCCGGACCACTCAGCGGTACCTGCACGCCTCGGGGGAGCAGGTACCGCTCGGCGTCGGCGAGGTCCTCGCGGCGCAGCGTGCAGCGGACGCTACCGCCTCGGCCGCGTGA
- a CDS encoding ParA family protein has product MRASSLVAQLDADGVERFRVTKPVDFTLTQAAYAMHAVVDPDLAKLGARANVGKSRVPLVLRAIAREGWPPGFRAAPDRVAYWRQWLIEQGVFTIETPDQGVVAPMTDVNLWVPDGALYPKGYTFASLNQKGGVGKTALTAGTAGALAARGRRVLLIDLDPQGHLTTEALGKLEVDEGEPDIAAALSGEYTGPLEDLIISHSTHPSGGLIDIVPTTLNMMTVVKSMYRSRMRLPELRLLELLDQLPDGRYDHIGLDCPPALDVLTDNALAAAKGVLIPVELARTSLRALRLLLSQIAVMEEELRLERRDLLGLVPGLFRRPLSGYDRYIGGQLEAFGTKGLPILAHLPAAAIVKEAWMEGRTVPDKVPNSTHAAQLNRIAVRLDVKAGLAPASDWDALEPLPSLGPLDAPRKEEAAPHA; this is encoded by the coding sequence ATGCGGGCATCTTCGCTCGTTGCTCAACTCGACGCTGACGGCGTCGAGCGATTCCGTGTCACCAAACCAGTCGACTTCACGCTGACCCAGGCCGCCTATGCCATGCACGCGGTGGTGGATCCGGACTTGGCGAAACTCGGCGCGCGCGCGAACGTGGGGAAGAGCCGGGTTCCGCTGGTTCTTCGCGCGATCGCGCGCGAGGGCTGGCCTCCCGGGTTTCGGGCGGCCCCGGACCGGGTCGCGTACTGGCGGCAGTGGTTGATCGAGCAAGGCGTATTCACCATCGAGACCCCAGACCAAGGAGTTGTTGCACCCATGACCGACGTGAACCTCTGGGTTCCCGATGGGGCGCTGTACCCGAAGGGCTACACCTTCGCCTCGCTGAACCAGAAGGGCGGCGTTGGCAAGACCGCGCTGACCGCCGGCACCGCCGGGGCGCTGGCCGCGCGTGGCCGCCGTGTCCTGCTGATCGACTTGGACCCGCAGGGGCACCTCACGACGGAGGCCCTGGGCAAGCTAGAGGTGGACGAAGGCGAGCCGGACATCGCGGCCGCGCTCAGCGGCGAGTACACCGGACCGCTGGAAGACCTGATCATCAGTCACTCCACGCACCCCAGCGGCGGCCTGATCGACATCGTGCCCACGACGCTGAACATGATGACGGTCGTGAAGAGCATGTACCGCAGCCGGATGCGGCTGCCGGAACTTCGGCTGCTGGAACTGCTCGATCAGCTGCCGGACGGCCGATACGACCACATCGGGCTCGACTGCCCCCCTGCTTTGGACGTGCTGACCGACAACGCTCTCGCCGCGGCGAAGGGCGTGCTCATTCCGGTAGAGCTTGCCCGGACGTCGTTGCGCGCTCTTCGCCTTCTTCTGTCCCAGATCGCGGTCATGGAAGAAGAGCTCCGGCTGGAGCGCCGCGACCTTCTCGGGCTGGTGCCGGGGTTGTTCCGGCGTCCGTTGTCCGGCTACGACCGCTACATCGGCGGGCAACTGGAGGCGTTCGGGACGAAGGGGTTGCCGATCCTGGCGCACCTGCCGGCGGCGGCGATCGTGAAGGAGGCCTGGATGGAAGGCCGCACGGTTCCCGACAAGGTGCCCAACAGCACGCACGCCGCGCAGCTGAACAGGATCGCGGTGCGGCTGGACGTCAAGGCCGGTTTGGCTCCCGCATCCGACTGGGACGCTCTGGAGCCGCTGCCGTCGTTGGGTCCGCTCGATGCACCGAGGAAGGAAGAGGCTGCGCCTCATGCCTAA
- a CDS encoding DddA-like double-stranded DNA deaminase toxin, whose translation MAARVPVDELVAAIRAAAAAVRKVRATMEQAQQLTTECRDTLRNATVGAGAPEPAEAMNHLGQALDGPESFAQRLAGLEQAASRLDGYAAHLEGAPSEPGQPPPTGSTAQPQARPPTSTPFTNSHGDSYPREAADLAARLPARVTPGASERTHAVARSGGTIFPTVTSGADSLTDATERLLREHGCTEKQAEYLKYHAEIKVAELVLRRDDLTDVEVAINYTPCGVERQQEFAATCDKLLNRIFPRHGARSLTVYGTYQDNRPYKTRYGRPQP comes from the coding sequence GTGGCCGCGCGCGTGCCCGTTGACGAACTCGTCGCGGCGATCCGCGCCGCCGCAGCCGCGGTCCGCAAAGTGCGAGCCACGATGGAGCAGGCACAGCAACTCACCACGGAGTGCCGCGACACCCTGCGGAACGCCACGGTCGGTGCCGGCGCCCCCGAGCCCGCCGAAGCGATGAACCATCTCGGCCAGGCGCTCGACGGCCCCGAAAGCTTCGCACAGCGGCTCGCCGGCCTGGAGCAGGCCGCGTCACGTCTCGACGGCTACGCCGCGCACCTCGAGGGCGCGCCGAGCGAGCCCGGCCAACCACCGCCAACAGGGTCAACAGCCCAGCCGCAAGCGCGCCCGCCGACCAGCACGCCGTTCACGAACAGCCACGGCGACAGCTATCCCCGCGAAGCAGCAGACCTCGCTGCTCGGCTCCCAGCGCGTGTCACCCCGGGAGCCAGCGAGCGCACCCACGCCGTGGCCCGGTCCGGCGGCACCATCTTCCCCACCGTGACCTCCGGAGCGGACTCGCTGACCGATGCGACTGAACGACTGCTCCGCGAACACGGCTGCACCGAGAAACAAGCCGAGTACCTCAAGTACCACGCGGAGATCAAGGTCGCCGAGCTGGTGCTCCGCCGCGACGACCTGACCGACGTCGAGGTGGCGATCAACTACACCCCCTGTGGTGTCGAGCGGCAGCAGGAGTTCGCCGCCACCTGCGACAAGCTCCTCAACCGGATCTTTCCCCGCCACGGAGCACGTAGTTTGACGGTCTATGGCACCTACCAGGACAATCGTCCTTACAAGACGCGCTACGGAAGGCCTCAGCCGTGA
- a CDS encoding VUT family protein, with amino-acid sequence MPTRSPRRPAALALLIAYVASITLGNVATTYFGVVPAGFGLTVTAGTFASGLAMSFRDHLQDVAGLRWVTAGIAAGITVSAISGDLRIAVASAVAFTLGELADLAIYTPMRLHCGFRHALIVSNAVGALIDTWLFLTIAGLPRTTDLVAGQLLVKAVWITGLYLLVREAARRAVPRQPQLAEGA; translated from the coding sequence GTGCCGACGCGCTCCCCCCGACGTCCGGCCGCGCTCGCGTTGCTGATCGCCTACGTTGCCAGCATCACCCTCGGCAACGTCGCCACCACCTACTTCGGCGTCGTCCCCGCAGGATTCGGGCTCACCGTCACCGCCGGCACCTTCGCCAGCGGCTTGGCAATGAGCTTCCGCGACCACCTCCAAGACGTCGCGGGCCTCCGCTGGGTCACGGCCGGCATCGCCGCGGGCATCACCGTCTCCGCGATCAGCGGAGACCTCCGCATCGCAGTCGCGTCCGCAGTCGCGTTCACCCTCGGCGAACTCGCCGACCTCGCCATCTACACGCCGATGCGCCTGCACTGCGGATTCCGGCACGCCCTGATCGTTTCCAACGCCGTCGGTGCGCTCATCGACACCTGGCTGTTCCTGACCATCGCCGGGCTCCCACGCACCACCGACCTCGTCGCCGGGCAACTACTGGTGAAAGCCGTGTGGATCACCGGCCTCTACCTGCTCGTCCGCGAAGCGGCACGACGTGCTGTACCTCGCCAACCCCAGCTCGCCGAAGGTGCGTGA
- a CDS encoding Imm1 family immunity protein translates to MTLALDLDQVRRDNTATVSVLRAVPDYLALLRSGAHHERDTHAPVATRWALWARAVDDGPCLDVGFHGDKGTLTWWADGANEKLVPAGTQLRGDVIEYWFASEPVGCTEGEELPVEYVYAALGEFVATGKRPTIIQWIPAAEVPDQRRPPTENVDPISQGWGAALPASGT, encoded by the coding sequence GTGACCCTCGCTCTCGACCTGGACCAGGTCCGCCGCGACAACACCGCGACCGTTTCCGTCCTGCGCGCGGTGCCCGACTACCTCGCACTGCTGCGCTCCGGCGCCCACCACGAGCGGGACACCCACGCCCCGGTCGCGACACGCTGGGCGCTGTGGGCGCGGGCCGTCGACGACGGCCCATGCCTCGACGTCGGCTTCCACGGTGACAAGGGCACGCTGACCTGGTGGGCCGACGGAGCCAACGAGAAGCTCGTCCCCGCTGGCACACAGCTCCGCGGGGATGTCATCGAGTACTGGTTTGCCAGCGAGCCGGTCGGCTGCACCGAAGGCGAAGAACTGCCGGTGGAGTACGTCTACGCCGCTCTCGGCGAGTTCGTCGCCACCGGCAAGCGCCCCACGATCATCCAGTGGATCCCCGCCGCCGAAGTGCCCGACCAGCGACGCCCGCCAACCGAGAACGTAGACCCGATCTCCCAAGGGTGGGGCGCCGCACTCCCCGCGAGCGGCACGTAG
- a CDS encoding ParB/RepB/Spo0J family partition protein, which translates to MPKNFAAMDVHAKEADPLKAFHRRYDESRTSLFEVSLNEAFPNPINPRYANDPEVVETAGSLREVGQLQPIVVVTRDAFVEAYPELDGGEGGVPVEIRPELNDGKVGRPVKIKYVIVIGNRRHAGAALNKWQTLEAVLAPSVATAAEIEDRILHENIHRQGLPPLLEAAMLQNKMKREGLSLRDVAKKIHKTHAYVDSRIDLLKLIPEFQGVLQREFPLPASERTLKLKLARAIAKLPRNRQKEIWDAGVPYQVDPVIPDYTSAPSPAAAGPAAPAPAVSPDRQSPAAAVAHPDSSEEAAAVIPDYSSAAATTSDADSGGEAPAVSRDYSRGAEQASGSASAPPARSSVPEPDGTSTAASPSQPWPLVVEAEDVSSLAVLLVDRLSPDERVELAHLLQPSS; encoded by the coding sequence ATGCCTAAGAACTTCGCAGCGATGGACGTCCACGCCAAGGAAGCCGATCCGCTGAAGGCGTTTCACCGGCGGTACGACGAGAGCCGGACGAGCCTGTTCGAGGTCTCGCTCAACGAGGCCTTCCCCAACCCGATCAACCCGCGTTACGCCAATGACCCCGAGGTGGTGGAGACCGCGGGGTCGCTGCGGGAGGTCGGGCAGCTTCAGCCGATCGTCGTGGTCACCCGTGACGCGTTCGTCGAGGCCTACCCCGAGCTGGACGGCGGCGAGGGCGGGGTACCGGTCGAGATCCGCCCAGAGCTGAACGACGGCAAGGTCGGGCGGCCGGTGAAGATCAAGTACGTGATCGTGATCGGCAATCGGCGGCACGCCGGCGCGGCGCTGAACAAGTGGCAGACGCTTGAAGCCGTCTTGGCGCCGTCGGTGGCGACGGCGGCAGAGATCGAAGACCGGATCCTGCACGAGAACATCCACCGGCAAGGGCTGCCGCCGCTCCTCGAGGCCGCCATGCTGCAGAACAAGATGAAGCGGGAAGGCCTGTCGCTACGGGACGTCGCGAAGAAGATCCACAAGACGCACGCCTACGTGGATTCGCGGATCGATCTGCTCAAGCTGATTCCGGAGTTCCAGGGGGTGCTGCAGCGCGAGTTCCCGCTTCCGGCGTCCGAGCGCACCTTGAAGCTGAAGCTCGCCCGCGCGATCGCGAAGCTGCCGCGTAACCGGCAGAAGGAAATCTGGGACGCGGGAGTGCCGTATCAGGTGGATCCTGTAATCCCGGATTACACCTCGGCTCCGAGCCCAGCGGCGGCCGGGCCGGCTGCCCCGGCACCGGCCGTGAGTCCGGATCGCCAGTCTCCGGCCGCTGCGGTAGCCCACCCCGATTCGTCGGAGGAGGCGGCTGCTGTAATCCCGGATTACAGCAGCGCGGCGGCGACGACGTCGGATGCAGATTCCGGCGGGGAGGCTCCTGCTGTAAGCCGGGATTACAGCAGGGGGGCAGAACAGGCTTCGGGCTCGGCGTCGGCTCCGCCGGCTCGTAGTTCGGTGCCGGAGCCGGATGGGACGTCGACGGCTGCGTCACCGTCGCAGCCATGGCCGTTGGTGGTCGAGGCCGAGGACGTCAGCAGCCTCGCGGTACTTCTCGTCGATCGCCTCTCGCCGGATGAACGAGTCGAGCTGGCTCACCTGCTCCAACCAAGTTCGTAA
- a CDS encoding YczE/YyaS/YitT family protein yields the protein MSAVASVPARRLPWARLAVLGTGTLTMGVGIALLVASRLGMVPMDTVHLAVAHQLGWTLGLGILACQATLLATFLPLKVRPGIGTAVGLVVPAVTADAVLAFLPSLNSLVVRLIVFTAGGGLFCLGVALYLAAALGPLPRDGLMLVLGGDREASGHNGWRLALARIGIDVVFVAGATAIFGPAEAVRTGAVGVGTVVLALASGPVIARALRRLRRIPSLAPPTSAQPRPVRARHAAAETT from the coding sequence GTGAGCGCCGTGGCTTCCGTTCCTGCCCGGCGGCTGCCCTGGGCACGACTCGCGGTGTTGGGCACCGGCACGCTCACGATGGGTGTCGGCATCGCACTGCTGGTCGCCAGCCGGCTGGGCATGGTGCCAATGGACACCGTGCACCTGGCCGTGGCGCACCAGCTCGGTTGGACACTCGGGCTCGGCATCCTGGCCTGCCAGGCGACCTTGCTCGCGACGTTCCTCCCGCTGAAGGTGCGACCGGGCATCGGCACCGCCGTCGGTCTCGTGGTCCCCGCGGTCACCGCCGACGCCGTCCTGGCCTTCCTGCCATCGCTGAACAGCCTGGTCGTGCGCCTGATCGTCTTCACCGCCGGTGGTGGCCTGTTCTGCCTCGGCGTCGCGCTGTACCTGGCCGCCGCTCTCGGCCCGCTGCCCCGGGACGGGCTCATGCTGGTCCTGGGCGGAGACCGGGAGGCCAGCGGCCACAACGGGTGGCGGCTCGCGCTCGCGCGGATCGGAATCGACGTGGTCTTCGTCGCCGGCGCCACGGCGATCTTCGGTCCCGCCGAGGCCGTCCGAACCGGGGCAGTCGGCGTGGGCACGGTCGTGCTGGCTCTGGCCAGCGGTCCCGTGATCGCCCGCGCGCTCCGCCGTCTCCGGCGGATCCCCTCGCTCGCTCCCCCGACGTCGGCACAACCACGCCCAGTACGAGCACGTCACGCTGCCGCGGAGACCACATGA